ACGCGGCCGGCGACGACCATGTCGAAGACGGCGCCCTCGAGCTGCTCGACGGTCGGGAACGCCACCCACTGGGTGCCGATCAGCGCGACGCGCACGCCGCCGACCGGGCCGGAGAACGGCAGACCGGCGATCTGGGTCGACGCGGACGCGGCGTTGATGGCCACGACGTCGTACAGGTCCTTCGGGTCGAGCGACAGGATGGTCTCGACCACCTGGATCTCGTTGCGCAGGCCGTCGACGAACGACGGGCGCAGCGGCCGGTCGATCAGGCGGCAGGTGAGGATCGCGTCGGTGGACGGGCGGCCCTCGCGGCGGAAGAACGAGCCGGGGATCCGGCCCGCGGCATACATCCGCTCCTCGACGTCGACGGTGAGCGGGAAGAAGTCGAAGTGGTCCTTCGGGTTCTTCGAGGCGGTGGTGGTGGAGAGGATCATGGTGCCCTCGTCCAGGTAGGCGACGACCGAGCCCGCGGCCTGCAGAGCCAGCCGGCCGGTCTCGAAGCGGAGGGTCCGCTTCCCGAACTCGCCGTTGTCGATCACGCAGGAGACCTCGGTGATGGTCTCGTCGAATTCTTCGATGACATCAGTCATGGATGTGTTGTCAATCCCTTCGTGGCGCGGACCGGCCGGAGCCGTCCGCGGGTATGCAGCAGCAGGCGCCACGCGGATGCGGGCACCGGGAACACTGACTGCGGTGAGGCATGGCCGTACGCGCACCGCACCGTCGGGCTCACGCCCTCCGCGGTGGAGACGGCCTTCGATCGAAGCTGCCGGAATTCTCTGATGATTCCGGCAGCCACTACCGAGGACCGGTCTGACTACACGACAGCCGCACTGCACGCAATGCAGCATTCGGCGACCATTCTAGCCGCGTCGGTGCCATTTCGCGATCGGCGCGCCCAGAAACTCCGCCACACGGCCACCCGACGACGGCCGCCCCACCGTTGCGCGGGACGGCCGTGGCGCCGATCGTCACGAACTCTTCTTGGTGACCAGCCCCACGATCAGCAAGAGGATGACCGCTCCGAGTATCGCCGTGAACAGGGTGAACCACCAGCCGCCGCCGGCGACGTCGACACCGACCAGACTGAGAAGAAAGCCGCCGATCAAGGCTCCGACGATGCCGATGACGATGTTCATCAGGATCCCGGCACCGCTGCCTTCGACGATCTTGCCCGCGATCCAGCCGGCGATCGCTCCGATGATGATGTAGCCGATCCAGCCGACCGAGGTGGTCCACTCGGCGGCGAGGACCTGGGTTGCCGCGATGATCATGACACTCCCTCCGTTGTGCTCTCGTGTCTCGAGAGTCACCTCTCCACCGTGTCACACGAACAGCACGTCCGAAACCGGACGAAGAAGGCCGCCCCACCGTCATGGTGGAGCGGCCTTGCTACTCGGTCGTGACTGCGCTCAGCGGCGCAGGCCGAGACGCTCGATCAGCGAGCGGTAACGGTTGATGTCGACGCTCTGCAGGTACTTCAGCAGGCGGCGGCGACGGCCGACCAGCAGCAGCAGGCCGCGACGGCTGTGGTGATCGTGCTTGTGGAACTTGAGGTGCTCGGTCAGATCCTGGATGCGCTTGGTCAGCAGCGCGATCTGGGCCTCCGGCGAACCGGTGTCACCCTCGTGCACGCCGTACTCGTCGAGAATGACCTTCTTCTGCTCAGCGGTCAACGCCATGGAAGAACTCCTTGTTTTTCAGTGCCGTGCTCATCGTGTTCCCCGGACCCGGGGACTCCGTACCCACGGAGGGTGCGCCGCCACGGACCGCAGCAAGCACCAGCGCTCTAGGCTACCGGACCCGGCGCGGCCGAGCGAATCGGGCCGCGGCGAATCGGGCCGCGGCAGCTCTCGCTCACTCCTCGTCGCCGAGGATCACCCGGGTGCGGTCGACGTCGTCGGAGATCGCGGCGATCAGCGAATCCAGGCTGTCGTAGCTCTCCATACCGCGGATCCGGCTGACGAAGTCGACGGCGACGTGCTGGCCGTAGAGGTCGGCGTCGACGTCGAGCACGTAGGCCTCGATGGTGCGCTCGCGCCCGGCGAAGGTGGGGTTGGTACCGACCGAGACCGCGGCCGGGTAACGCCGGCCGATCACCATGCCCTCGGGTTCGCGTCCGCTGCGCGCGATGGTGAACCACGCCGCGTACACGCCGTCGCCGGGGACCGCGGCATGCGTCGTGGCCGAGACGTTGGCGGTCGGGAAACCGAGGTCGCGGCCGCGCTTCTCGCCGTGCACCACGACCCCCTCGACGCGATGCGGCCGCCCCAGGGCATCGGTCGCCAGTTCCACGTCCCCGGCCGCCACACACGATCGGATGTAGGTGGAGGAGAAGGTGACGGCGTGCTCGCCGAACAGCGACACCGCGGTCACCTCGAAGCCGAAACGCGCGCCGAGTTCCCGCAGGCGTTCGACGGTCCCGGCGGCCTTGTGCCCGAAGGTGAAGTTGTCGCCGACGACCACCTCGGCGGCGTGCAGCTGCTCCACCAGGACCTCGTGCACGAACTCCTCGGGCGACTGCGCCGCGAGCGTCGGGGTGAACGGAAGGACGCAGAAGACGTCGATGCCCATCTCCTGGGCGATCTCGGCGCGCCGGTCCAGCGTCGACAGCTGCGGCGGATGCGTCCCGGGGCGCACCACCTCGGACGGATGCGGATCGAAGGTCATCAGCACCGAGGGGATGCCCCGCTCGGCGGCGGCGCGAGTAGCCGCCGCCACCAGCTGGGCATGGCCCCGATGCACACCGTCGAAGACCCCGATGGTGACCACGCAGCGCCCCCAGCCCGGAGGCACGTTCTCCAACCCTCGCCAACGCAACACCTCATCAGGGTACGACCCGCCGCCCGGGCGTCTCTCCGGTGTCCCAGTAAGCTTCACCTATGCCCCACTCACGACCGGTCGGTGACCTCACGTCGGTGACCCAGGACTACCTGAAGGTGATCTGGACGTCCCAGGAGTGGAACGAGGTCAAGGTCACCACCAAGCTGCTGGCCGAGAAGCTCGGCGTCTCCCCGTCCACCGCCTCGGAAGGCATCCGCAAGCTGGCCGACCAGGGACTGGTGGAACACGAGCGTTACGGATCGGTCTCGCTGACCGACGACGGCCGCGCCGCCGCGATCGGCATGGTGCGCCGCCACCGGCTCCTGGAGACCTTCCTGGTCCGCGAACTCGGCTACGGCTGGGACGAGGTGCACGACGAGGCGGAGATCCTGGAACACGCGGTCTCCGACCGGCTGATGGCGCGGATCGACGCGAAACTCGGCTTTCCGCAGCGGGATCCGCACGGCGACCCGATCCCGCAGCCGGACGGGCGGGTCCCGAACGCCGGGTCACGCGGTCTCGATAGCCTGGACGTCGGCCAGTCCGCGGTGATCACCCGGATCTCCGACACCGACCCCGCCATGCTGCGGTATTTCGAGGAGATCGGCGTCGATCTCGACCGCCGCGTCACGGTGACCGACAAACGGCCCTTCGCCGGGACCATCACCATCTGCGTCGACGATTCGGCGCCCATTCACCTCGGGGACGTCGCCGCGCGGGCGATCTTTCTCGACATCCCGTGACAGCTTTCGCGC
The nucleotide sequence above comes from Gordonia sp. PP30. Encoded proteins:
- a CDS encoding metal-dependent transcriptional regulator, coding for MPHSRPVGDLTSVTQDYLKVIWTSQEWNEVKVTTKLLAEKLGVSPSTASEGIRKLADQGLVEHERYGSVSLTDDGRAAAIGMVRRHRLLETFLVRELGYGWDEVHDEAEILEHAVSDRLMARIDAKLGFPQRDPHGDPIPQPDGRVPNAGSRGLDSLDVGQSAVITRISDTDPAMLRYFEEIGVDLDRRVTVTDKRPFAGTITICVDDSAPIHLGDVAARAIFLDIP
- a CDS encoding bifunctional riboflavin kinase/FAD synthetase; protein product: MLRWRGLENVPPGWGRCVVTIGVFDGVHRGHAQLVAAATRAAAERGIPSVLMTFDPHPSEVVRPGTHPPQLSTLDRRAEIAQEMGIDVFCVLPFTPTLAAQSPEEFVHEVLVEQLHAAEVVVGDNFTFGHKAAGTVERLRELGARFGFEVTAVSLFGEHAVTFSSTYIRSCVAAGDVELATDALGRPHRVEGVVVHGEKRGRDLGFPTANVSATTHAAVPGDGVYAAWFTIARSGREPEGMVIGRRYPAAVSVGTNPTFAGRERTIEAYVLDVDADLYGQHVAVDFVSRIRGMESYDSLDSLIAAISDDVDRTRVILGDEE
- the rpsO gene encoding 30S ribosomal protein S15; its protein translation is MALTAEQKKVILDEYGVHEGDTGSPEAQIALLTKRIQDLTEHLKFHKHDHHSRRGLLLLVGRRRRLLKYLQSVDINRYRSLIERLGLRR
- a CDS encoding GlsB/YeaQ/YmgE family stress response membrane protein, which produces MIIAATQVLAAEWTTSVGWIGYIIIGAIAGWIAGKIVEGSGAGILMNIVIGIVGALIGGFLLSLVGVDVAGGGWWFTLFTAILGAVILLLIVGLVTKKSS